Below is a window of Methanothermobacter thermautotrophicus DNA.
TGTCGCTCAGGGCAACGACAGCACCTGTCACATGTGCGGAGAGGCCGCTTATTGCTATGAAGAGCTTCACGTTCTCCATCTTCTCAAGGTACCTCTCAAATCTGTCAGGGTACCTTATTGGTGATATGACGTTTAGATCATAGCTTATACCCATCCTTTCAAGGAACATGGTGGTCTTCTTGGCTATCTTCATGTCAGAGTAGCTGCCAGGTATTACGGATACCATTGGCCCATCCTCAGAATCTGATGGGGCCCTATCCTCCATGGGAGGCATTTCAATCTCCAGGGGCGCATAGTAGGACCCCTCTATGCTGGTGAGCACCTGACATTCATCTCTCCGCACGCGTTCATAGAAACCTCTCCTTAGCTCCGCAACCTTTTCCCTTACCCCGGGATCCCCTATCCCTATTATCTGAGCAGCTAGTATTGCGGCGTTTTCTCCCCTGTCAACCCCCACAGTGGCAACAGGGGCCGGGAAGGGCATCTGTGAGCATGCAAAGATGGCGTCGAGTCCTCCAAGTTTAACGTCAACAGGGACCCCTATAACGGGCCTGTGGGTGTTTGCAGATATCATGCCTGGAAGATGGGCTGAAAGCCCTGCTATTCCTATAAATACCTCGACACCCGCCTTTACACCCTCTGATACTATTACCTTCACCTTTTCATGTGTTCTGTGGGCTGAGGCAACCCTGAGGTCATAGGGTATTCTGAGTTCCTCAAGGATTCCCATGGCCTTTTCAGCTATCCTGAAATCAGATGCACTTCCGAGGAGTATCATCACTCTGGGCTTCATCTGTAGATTCACCTTCAACTTTATACAGAAAGATCTATCTGAGGTCATATTTAATAGATGGCTCACCTCATCGCCACGAGCAGCTCTCAGCCACTTAACAATATATAAGTGGATTGTACCATAGAGAGTTACAGAGGATCAGAGGTGTACTGATGTCATGGCTCATTCTAATGGTTGTGTTCTTTCTATGCGCTTTCAGGGCAGTGAAGGACAAAAAGCACACTGTATCAGTGGTTATACCAGCATTCAATGAGGAAAAAACGGTTGGAACTGTAATTGAAGCAGCGAGAAAATCAGATATGGTGGATGAGGTCATAGTTGTGGATGATGGATCCACAGATAACACTGCAGGTGTTGCAGAGGATGCAGGTGCAACTGTTATAAGGCATACAAGCAATCGAGGAAAGGGTGCAGCCCTGAAAACAGGTTTCAAGCATTCCAGGGGCGACATAGTGGT
It encodes the following:
- the purE gene encoding 5-(carboxyamino)imidazole ribonucleotide mutase codes for the protein MKPRVMILLGSASDFRIAEKAMGILEELRIPYDLRVASAHRTHEKVKVIVSEGVKAGVEVFIGIAGLSAHLPGMISANTHRPVIGVPVDVKLGGLDAIFACSQMPFPAPVATVGVDRGENAAILAAQIIGIGDPGVREKVAELRRGFYERVRRDECQVLTSIEGSYYAPLEIEMPPMEDRAPSDSEDGPMVSVIPGSYSDMKIAKKTTMFLERMGISYDLNVISPIRYPDRFERYLEKMENVKLFIAISGLSAHVTGAVVALSDRPVIGVPCPLKMNGWDSLLSMINMPPGVPVGTVGVGNGGNAAILAAEMLGIYDERIESRIKSIKSRSVKF